Proteins from a genomic interval of Capsicum annuum cultivar UCD-10X-F1 chromosome 4, UCD10Xv1.1, whole genome shotgun sequence:
- the LOC107869796 gene encoding glyoxylase I 4, whose amino-acid sequence MNMEIEEVSYQALPLLSLNHVSLLVKNVWNSVRFYEDVLGFCLIKRPSSFNFNGAWLYNYGIGIHLLENKTMEDLDINDEPRPINPKDNHISFQCSDVNLVKRRLEEMEMRYVTAVVEEEGIKVDQVFFHDPDGYMIEICNCDNIPIVAIPSSCLLKPNKFGTYNSKMSIATPNYSCGFMETLMMENLSMDMLNFSF is encoded by the exons ATGAATATGGAGATTGAGGAAGTGAGTTACCAAGCATTGCCTCTACTTTCATTGAACCATGTTTCTTTGTTGGTGAAAAATGTTTGGAATTCTGTGAGATTCTATGAAGATGTCTTGGGATTTTGTCTTATCAAACGCccttcttcttttaattttaatggAGCCTG gcTTTACAATTATGGCATTGGGATTCACTTGCTTGAGAATAAAACCATGGAGGACTTGGATATTAACGATGAACCACGCCCTATTAATCCAAAGGATAACCACATTTCCTTTCAG TGCAGTGATGTTAACTTGGTGAAGAGGAGGTTAGAGGAGATGGAAATGAGGTATGTGACAGCAGTGGTAGAGGAAGAAGGGATCAAAGTGGATCAAGTATTTTTCCATGATCCAGATGGCTATATGATTGAAATTTGCAATTGTGACAACATTCCAATTGTGGCTATTCCTTCAAGTTGTCTACTTAAGCCCAATAAATTTGGAACTTACAATAGCAAGATGTCGATTGCTACCCCTAATTATAGTTGTGGTTTTATGGAAACTCTCATGATGGAGAACTTAAGCATGGACATGCTAAACTTTTCCTTCTAG